The Actinomycetes bacterium genome contains the following window.
GCCCGCGTCGACCTGGTGGGCTACTCGGCCGGGGGGATCGTGGTGCGGGCCTTCCTCGGCCTGCCCGGCCGGGCGCAGCGCGCCCGGCGCGTCGTGCTGGTGGGCGCGCCCAACCACGGCGCCGAGATCGCCGGGCTGGCCGCCTCGCTCGACCCGCGGCTGTGCACGGGCGCATGCGCCCAGCTCGTCCCCAGCTCGGCGTTCCTGGCCCGGCTGAACCAGGAGGGGACCCCGCCGGGACCCGAGGTCACCAGCATCTGGACGGCCCGGGACAAGACCGTCACCCCACCCACCTCGGCGGTGCTCGAAGGCGCCCACAACGTGCGCGTGCAGGACGTGTGCGCCTCGTCCGGGGTCGGTCACGGCGGCCTGGTCACCGACCCGCTCGTCCTCGGCCTGGCGGTCCGGGCGCTGGAGGGCGACCTCGCGCAGCGCCTGGGTCCGGCCGACTGC
Protein-coding sequences here:
- a CDS encoding alpha/beta fold hydrolase, whose product is MLRSLSPRRRLLVLTLALALAAGTAAGLVLALRPEAGPPMIADAVVPVLVVHGYDGTPAEFDRLAALLAASGRPVVRVALPAQGTGDIAASARALAAAVDRAGAARVDLVGYSAGGIVVRAFLGLPGRAQRARRVVLVGAPNHGAEIAGLAASLDPRLCTGACAQLVPSSAFLARLNQEGTPPGPEVTSIWTARDKTVTPPTSAVLEGAHNVRVQDVCASSGVGHGGLVTDPLVLGLAVRALEGDLAQRLGPADCSDLQALGAGPTTG